AATTCCCATCAAATGGTTCAAAGATCCAAAGTTGTACGTTGCTTCCATTCATTTGCCGCAATTGAAACTTACCATCGAGAGGAACACGCCAACAGCTGTGCCGGTAGGGAGTCGGCCCGGTGAAGAAATCGTTCTGGGCGTCCGATCCAAGTACTGGCCGAAGGTTGGCAAGAAGATGCAATATATCCCAACAGAGCGAGGCAGAGCCGTTGATCAGATCCGGTCTGTACTGGATTATTATGGGTTGAAACGAAAGGAACTTGGTGTTCAGATGGACCACGTACAGGATCTTCAATTCGAAGGCCCAGATACGCCGGATAATGTTTGGCCTTATGATAGCAGTGGAAATATGAGTGCAGGGCCTCGTCAGCGCGATCAAATCGTCACATATTCTGAGAAGAGAGGCGATCCGCCCAAGCAAGCAAAGACGAGGGATTTGCCCGGACGATATTTTGTAATTATTGAAATCGGCACGTGAACTGGGGGCCGCCGGAAACTAAAGTCGGAAACGCAGAACCGAGAAATTCTCGTGATGGCAAAAACAAGCTGAGCAGGTCGTGAGACATGACTCATTGCGCCAGTTGAATGCCGTGCCTGACTGGAATAGGATCTTTATAAAAGGGAATCTCCCGCGGATAGAAACAACCCAACTGATAAGAGCCCTGCATCCGTTGGGTTGTTTCAATCGGTTGGAAGATGCTTTGTTTTTTCCAGGGAATCAATTTTAAGGAAACCGAAGCAGTACAACGCGGCATGCCGCGTAATGCAACACCGAGCAAACCCAATGAGATACTCAAGAATCCAAAGGCTGCAGAAGAAAAGCGCTGCCAAACCCGTCTCTACCAGTAAGACGGCGACACCATTGCGCGACCCGGCAGAAGCGACAATCTCAACGCCGGGGGCAGTCGCGCGGGAGGGTGGCCAACTGAGCCGATCCGAGATGAATTCCCTGCAACAGACGATCGGCAACCGCGCCGTGGGGCGTTTGATTCGCACCAAACTCCAAGTCGGCCAGCCGAACGATCAATATGAACAAGAAGCCGATCGCGTCGCGGAGCAGGTTACCAACATGCCGTCGCCGCCAGCCGGGCGAGGCGCGACCACTGCGGGCAGCGCAGCCGGCAGCACGGTACAGCATGCCGCAGCAATGGAGGAAGACAAACGCTTTGTCGGCCCGCATGAGAAATTCGATGGGCCTCACGAGGAGGACGAATCGATTCAACGCGCTGAGATGAAAGAGGAAGAACCGGTACAGCGGCAAGCGGGCGAGGAAGAAGAAGGCGTACAGCGCCAAGCCGGTGAAGAAGAAAGTGAGCAGGTGAACCGCCAGCCGGTAAAGGATGAGGAGAAGAAGATTCAGCGTCAACCGGAAGAAGAAGAGCCGGTGCAAGCCAAAGCAGCGAGCCGGCCAGCGCCGTGCATCACTCCCAAAGTTGCGGCGAACATTCACGCGATGAAGGGCGGCGGCCAGCCTCTGCCTGAAGCCACGCGCGCCGCATTTGAGCCGCGCTTTGGCTATGACTTCAGTCACGTGCGCGTGCACACTGACACGCCGGCAACCGAATCCGCGGCTGCCATTAAAGCCCGCGCGTTCACCGTGGGATCTGACATCGCATTCGGCGCCGGCGAGTATGCGCCAGAATCTGCGGCCAGTCAAAAACTGCTGGCGCATGAGCTGACTCATGTCGTTCAGCAAGACGGCCAAATGGCAACACTGCGCAGCAAAGGTATCGACGTTCAGAAAACCGGCAGGCCGATGGTGCAGGCCGGGTTCTTCGGCAGTCTTTGGAAGGGAATCAAGAAAGTTGGCAAAGGCGCGAAAGCTGTAGGCGGTGCAATTTGGAAAGGCGCAAAAGCGGTAGGTAAGTGGGGCTGGAATGTGCTCAAAGCAGGCGGCGCGTGGGTGTGGAGTCTCTTCACGCAAGCGCCGCTGCGGCTGTGGCGCATCATCGAGCATCTCGGCAGTGGCGCGGTTGGCATCGTCAAGTGGCTGTGGAACGGCATCAAAACCGTGCGCGGGATCAAGAGTTTCGCGCAGTGGATTTGGAACGGCTTTCTCTCCGGGGCCGCCTGGGTCGGCAGGCTGATCACCAAACTGCTGGACGTGATCGGTATCGGCGAGATCATGGATTTGCTTTGGCAAATCATCAAGTTCAACACGCGCACGCTGTCTTCCACCGAAATCGCCGAGGCCAAGAAAGTCTTCGGCAGCAGCATCAGTTACTGGCAGGTGCGCATTGATGAGTATTCGTTGATCGCCTGGATCGGCTCCTTGTTCAGTGGCGGCGGCGGCATGGGGGTCACGACTTTCCACACCATCAATTTCAACCACAAAATCAAAACCGCACCCGGCAACAGTGACATGGCCTGGCTGATTCATGAGTTGACTCACGTCTCGCAATACGAACACGTCGGCAGCCAGTATATGGGTGAAGCGCTGCACGCGCAAGCCACCGGCGGCTACGGTTATGGCGGCGAGCCAGCTCTGCTGGCGGCTTTCGCAGCAGGCAAGCATTTGCGCGACTTCAATCGCGAGCAGCAAGGCGATATCGCGCGCGATTTCTATCTCGCACTCACCTCCGGCCGGCCCACGACCGCGTACGATCCGTTCATTGTGGAACTGCGCGCCGGCAAGCTCTGACAAGGAAACGCTA
This genomic window from Cytophagia bacterium CHB2 contains:
- a CDS encoding DUF4157 domain-containing protein codes for the protein MQHRANPMRYSRIQRLQKKSAAKPVSTSKTATPLRDPAEATISTPGAVAREGGQLSRSEMNSLQQTIGNRAVGRLIRTKLQVGQPNDQYEQEADRVAEQVTNMPSPPAGRGATTAGSAAGSTVQHAAAMEEDKRFVGPHEKFDGPHEEDESIQRAEMKEEEPVQRQAGEEEEGVQRQAGEEESEQVNRQPVKDEEKKIQRQPEEEEPVQAKAASRPAPCITPKVAANIHAMKGGGQPLPEATRAAFEPRFGYDFSHVRVHTDTPATESAAAIKARAFTVGSDIAFGAGEYAPESAASQKLLAHELTHVVQQDGQMATLRSKGIDVQKTGRPMVQAGFFGSLWKGIKKVGKGAKAVGGAIWKGAKAVGKWGWNVLKAGGAWVWSLFTQAPLRLWRIIEHLGSGAVGIVKWLWNGIKTVRGIKSFAQWIWNGFLSGAAWVGRLITKLLDVIGIGEIMDLLWQIIKFNTRTLSSTEIAEAKKVFGSSISYWQVRIDEYSLIAWIGSLFSGGGGMGVTTFHTINFNHKIKTAPGNSDMAWLIHELTHVSQYEHVGSQYMGEALHAQATGGYGYGGEPALLAAFAAGKHLRDFNREQQGDIARDFYLALTSGRPTTAYDPFIVELRAGKL